In one Methanobacterium sp. genomic region, the following are encoded:
- the mcrD gene encoding methyl-coenzyme M reductase operon protein D has translation MEEIKAVDVKIFPYRRLKPGTTEKILNSIMEFDGILRVIVNGNSIPKTVVFGPAKGTQVNHEDRKVIKVKEDPVELRVSVGELIITVNYENLDLFLEKLQNLLENTLSFGYEVSTGIFTKTNITVSDYLKLGYGIENNIDPRLIGMVDPNSKSQDTVKLIGD, from the coding sequence ATGGAAGAAATAAAGGCCGTTGATGTTAAAATATTTCCTTACAGGCGTTTAAAACCCGGAACAACTGAAAAAATACTTAACAGTATTATGGAATTTGATGGAATTTTAAGGGTTATAGTAAATGGAAATTCCATACCTAAAACTGTAGTATTCGGCCCTGCAAAAGGAACTCAGGTTAATCATGAAGACAGGAAGGTTATTAAAGTCAAAGAAGATCCCGTAGAACTTCGTGTATCTGTGGGGGAATTAATAATAACCGTAAATTATGAAAATCTTGATTTATTCCTTGAAAAATTGCAAAATCTGCTAGAAAATACTTTAAGCTTTGGATACGAAGTTTCAACAGGTATTTTCACTAAAACAAATATTACTGTTTCAGATTACTTAAAATTAGGTTATGGGATTGAGAATAACATTGATCCTCGTCTCATTGGAATGGTGGATCCTAATTCCAAGTCCCAAGATACTGTAAAATTAATAGGTGATTAA
- the mcrG gene encoding coenzyme-B sulfoethylthiotransferase subunit gamma yields MAYKAQYSPGETKIAENRRNHMDPDFELKKIREIADEDIVNILGHRNPGEGYKSVHPPLEEMDFEEDMMKELVEPIPGAAAGNRTRYVQFTDSMYNAPAQPYDRARSYMWRFRGVDTGTLSGRQVVEMRESDLEKISKTLIETELFDPAKTGIRGATVHGHSLRLDENGLMFDALQRYVFNEETKQISYVKDQVGRPLDEPVNVGEALDDEHLKEITTIYRSDNISMRDDKEAIEVVETIHAARTEGGFGLDVFKNDLKRKLGE; encoded by the coding sequence ATGGCTTATAAAGCTCAATACTCCCCTGGAGAAACAAAAATTGCTGAAAACCGTAGGAATCACATGGATCCTGATTTTGAACTTAAAAAAATCAGGGAAATTGCTGATGAAGATATAGTTAATATATTAGGTCACAGAAACCCTGGAGAAGGTTACAAAAGCGTTCACCCCCCTCTCGAAGAAATGGATTTCGAAGAAGATATGATGAAAGAGCTTGTAGAACCTATTCCTGGTGCAGCTGCTGGTAACAGGACAAGATACGTCCAATTTACAGATTCAATGTATAATGCACCTGCTCAACCATATGATAGGGCAAGATCCTACATGTGGAGATTTAGAGGTGTAGATACTGGAACATTATCCGGAAGACAAGTTGTAGAAATGAGAGAATCTGACTTAGAGAAAATTTCCAAAACATTAATTGAAACTGAACTCTTTGACCCTGCAAAAACAGGAATAAGAGGTGCAACTGTTCACGGACACTCATTAAGATTAGATGAAAATGGATTGATGTTTGATGCTCTTCAAAGATATGTTTTCAACGAAGAAACTAAACAGATATCATATGTAAAGGATCAGGTTGGAAGACCTCTTGATGAGCCTGTAAACGTGGGAGAAGCTTTAGATGATGAACATCTCAAAGAAATAACCACAATCTACAGAAGCGATAATATCAGCATGCGTGATGATAAAGAAGCAATAGAAGTAGTCGAAACAATCCACGCTGCCAGAACCGAAGGTGGATTTGGATTAGATGTTTTCAAAAACGATTTAAAGCGTAAATTAGGTGAATAA
- the mcrA gene encoding coenzyme-B sulfoethylthiotransferase subunit alpha, which produces MAEDKKFLKALKGKFNGDPNETSTDYYCFGGWEQSPRKKEFNEYAEKIVAERGGLPGYNPDIGVPLGQRQLMSYKISGTDTYVEGDDLHFCNNSAIQQLSDDIKRTIIVGMDTAHAVLERRLGVEVTPETINEYMETINHALPGGAVVQEHMVEVHPGLVGDCYAKIFTGDDTLADELDSRFLIDINKEFPEEQAEMLKKYVGSKTYQVSRLPTSVVRTCDGGTTSRWSAMQIGMSFISAYKLCAGEAAISEFAYAAKHADVIEMANFLPARRARGPNEPGGISFGILADMIQTSRVSEDPAEITLEVIAAGAAIYDQIWLGSYMSGGVGFTQYATAAYTDDILDDFVYYGMEYVQDKFGICGAKADDAVVKDISTEVTLYSMEQYEIPTLLEDHFGGSQRACVAAAAAGVSTAFATGNANAGINGWYLSQILHKEVHSRLGFYGYDLQDQCGASNSLSIRSDEGLIHELRGPNYPNYAMNVGHQPEYAGIAQAPHAARGDAFCVNPLIKIAFADKNLTFDFESPRKSIAKGALREFMPAGERDLINPAG; this is translated from the coding sequence ATGGCTGAAGATAAGAAATTTTTAAAAGCTTTAAAAGGTAAATTTAATGGAGATCCAAACGAAACTAGCACAGACTATTACTGTTTTGGAGGTTGGGAACAATCCCCTCGTAAAAAAGAATTCAATGAATACGCTGAAAAGATCGTTGCAGAAAGAGGAGGGCTTCCAGGTTATAACCCAGATATTGGGGTACCATTAGGTCAAAGACAGTTAATGTCCTACAAAATTTCTGGAACAGACACATACGTAGAAGGGGATGATCTTCACTTCTGTAACAACAGCGCTATCCAGCAATTATCCGACGATATAAAAAGAACAATTATCGTAGGTATGGATACAGCACACGCTGTGCTCGAAAGGCGTTTAGGTGTAGAAGTAACTCCTGAAACAATAAACGAGTACATGGAAACAATCAATCACGCACTCCCTGGTGGAGCAGTTGTTCAGGAACACATGGTAGAAGTTCACCCAGGTTTAGTAGGCGACTGTTACGCTAAAATATTCACCGGTGACGATACTCTTGCTGATGAATTAGATTCAAGATTCCTTATAGACATAAACAAGGAATTCCCAGAAGAACAGGCAGAAATGCTTAAAAAATATGTGGGTTCAAAAACCTACCAGGTGAGCAGACTACCAACAAGCGTCGTCAGAACCTGTGATGGTGGTACAACCTCAAGATGGTCTGCTATGCAGATAGGAATGAGTTTCATTTCAGCATACAAACTTTGTGCTGGAGAAGCGGCAATATCTGAATTTGCATACGCTGCAAAACACGCAGACGTAATTGAAATGGCTAACTTTTTACCAGCAAGAAGAGCAAGAGGGCCAAACGAACCTGGTGGAATTTCATTCGGTATATTAGCAGATATGATACAAACCTCAAGAGTATCAGAAGACCCTGCAGAAATAACTCTCGAAGTTATCGCAGCTGGAGCAGCAATCTACGATCAAATCTGGCTTGGTTCATACATGTCAGGTGGTGTCGGATTCACACAATACGCTACAGCAGCATACACCGACGATATTCTCGACGATTTCGTATACTACGGTATGGAATATGTACAGGATAAATTCGGTATATGTGGTGCTAAAGCAGATGATGCAGTCGTAAAAGACATATCAACTGAAGTAACTCTCTACTCTATGGAACAATACGAAATTCCAACACTCTTAGAAGACCACTTTGGTGGATCACAAAGAGCATGTGTAGCTGCAGCAGCAGCAGGTGTTTCCACTGCATTTGCAACTGGAAACGCAAACGCTGGAATTAACGGTTGGTACTTAAGCCAGATATTACACAAAGAAGTTCACAGCAGGTTAGGATTCTACGGTTACGACTTACAGGACCAGTGTGGAGCTTCAAATTCACTCTCAATTAGAAGTGATGAAGGTCTTATACACGAATTAAGAGGTCCTAATTACCCTAACTACGCAATGAACGTAGGTCACCAGCCAGAATATGCAGGTATCGCTCAAGCACCTCACGCTGCAAGAGGAGACGCTTTCTGTGTCAATCCTTTAATAAAAATAGCATTTGCCGATAAGAACCTTACTTTCGACTTCGAAAGCCCAAGGAAATCTATCGCAAAAGGTGCATTAAGAGAATTTATGCCAGCAGGAGAAAGGGATTTAATTAACCCTGCAGGTTAA
- a CDS encoding TetR/AcrR family transcriptional regulator, which produces MSIVERREREKKKRQNDIINAAEKLFFSKGFDNVSMRDIASEVELSKATLYLYFQNKESLFFAIVLRGTRILNSMIRNAVQKEEKGINKVAAFRNAYNDFTQQYPDYIQIYNYFQSGRFNLADKKIGKENKRIKNHAENSIPYVSECAMEILKLRKERFSLLCNSIQKGIDDGTIRKDIDPVEVAVLLSAISKSLSNIPSDRKKILQDHGIDHEKYFLDVSDLIQHMIMNKDK; this is translated from the coding sequence ATGTCAATAGTGGAAAGAAGGGAAAGAGAAAAAAAGAAACGTCAAAATGATATTATAAATGCAGCTGAGAAATTATTTTTTTCCAAAGGCTTTGATAACGTTTCTATGAGGGACATAGCCAGTGAAGTTGAACTAAGTAAGGCAACTCTGTATCTCTACTTTCAGAATAAAGAATCATTATTCTTTGCCATTGTACTGCGGGGAACCCGAATTTTGAATTCTATGATTAGAAACGCAGTACAGAAAGAGGAAAAAGGTATTAATAAGGTGGCGGCTTTTAGAAACGCATATAATGATTTTACCCAACAATATCCAGATTATATTCAAATTTATAATTACTTTCAGTCCGGAAGATTCAATCTGGCGGATAAAAAAATTGGTAAAGAAAATAAAAGAATTAAAAACCATGCTGAGAATTCTATTCCTTACGTCAGTGAGTGTGCAATGGAAATACTTAAACTTCGTAAAGAAAGGTTTTCTCTTCTATGTAATTCCATCCAGAAAGGTATAGACGATGGGACAATCAGGAAGGATATTGATCCTGTTGAAGTTGCCGTTCTTCTATCTGCAATATCTAAAAGTTTATCTAATATACCTTCAGATCGAAAAAAAATACTTCAAGATCATGGAATAGATCATGAAAAATATTTCCTGGATGTTAGTGACTTAATACAACATATGATAATGAACAAAGACAAATGA
- a CDS encoding DUF1002 domain-containing protein, producing the protein MKKIIIGIFLLLMVVSPIYGASGFAVTIGEATNDNSQWKSSVMDYFQSHTDKKVSDATQKIVTANEVNQISKDITGRIYPSSKIYSCAMVDLSYTNGIKVVVDKSKVKIVTPKMYSNALKSSGIDKGYVVVTSPVQSSGEAALTGVLKSYEIAVGADIPESVKKAATEELYTETQIVNQTGQNPDKIADLFEQVKNEVQKQNLQDPAQIKVIVINIAANLNINLSDAQAQQIADAIANSQKVQGDLAGFKQQLNDITGQVSQSGILDQIMNYLQSIFDYIEGLITGQ; encoded by the coding sequence ATGAAAAAAATAATAATTGGAATTTTTCTTTTGTTAATGGTGGTAAGTCCAATTTATGGCGCATCAGGGTTTGCTGTGACCATTGGAGAAGCAACCAATGATAATTCTCAGTGGAAAAGCTCGGTGATGGACTATTTTCAATCACATACTGATAAAAAAGTTTCAGATGCTACACAAAAAATTGTAACAGCGAATGAAGTCAATCAAATTTCTAAAGACATAACAGGGAGGATATATCCTTCAAGTAAAATATACTCCTGCGCTATGGTTGATTTGAGTTATACTAATGGAATTAAAGTTGTAGTTGATAAAAGCAAAGTGAAAATCGTAACTCCAAAAATGTATTCAAATGCCCTTAAGTCTTCAGGAATTGATAAGGGATACGTAGTGGTTACATCACCTGTCCAATCATCAGGAGAAGCAGCCCTTACTGGAGTATTGAAATCTTATGAGATTGCTGTAGGTGCTGATATTCCAGAGAGTGTAAAAAAAGCTGCAACAGAAGAATTATACACAGAAACACAGATAGTAAATCAAACTGGACAAAATCCTGATAAAATAGCTGATTTATTTGAACAGGTTAAAAATGAAGTTCAAAAACAGAATTTACAGGATCCAGCTCAAATTAAGGTAATTGTAATTAACATTGCAGCCAATTTGAATATTAATCTATCTGATGCTCAGGCACAGCAGATTGCAGATGCAATTGCAAATTCACAAAAAGTTCAAGGAGATCTGGCAGGATTCAAACAACAGTTGAATGATATCACAGGTCAGGTTTCTCAGAGTGGAATTTTAGATCAGATCATGAATTATTTACAGAGTATTTTTGACTACATTGAAGGTCTGATAACTGGACAGTAG
- the twy1 gene encoding 4-demethylwyosine synthase TYW1: protein MSLSIENMEKLEKIGYRFVGNYRHAAAKICHWTKKSILNEGVCYKQKFYGIESHRCLQMSPSVPFCHQKCLFCWRDVSLTETQWKGEMDDPGEIIDGSIAAQRNLLCGFFGNDKADKKKLDESQDPKHAAISLAGEPMIYPKIDDLIEEFHRRKFTTFLVTNGMNPQKLENLEEEPTQLYVSLDAPNKKIFEKLCLPQIDNGWNNLNRSLDMLSSFKCRSVIRMTCVKDYNMQKADEYAAIIKRANPDYVEVKAYMYVGDSRRRLKWENMPSNQETYDFANTIAEKCNLEIKDKAYESRVVLLG from the coding sequence ATGTCACTTTCAATAGAGAATATGGAAAAACTTGAAAAAATTGGATATAGATTTGTGGGTAATTACAGGCATGCTGCAGCTAAAATATGTCACTGGACTAAAAAAAGCATATTAAATGAAGGTGTGTGTTATAAACAAAAATTCTATGGAATAGAAAGCCATAGATGCTTGCAAATGTCTCCAAGTGTCCCTTTCTGTCATCAAAAATGTTTATTCTGCTGGAGAGATGTTTCATTAACTGAAACTCAATGGAAAGGAGAAATGGATGATCCAGGAGAGATAATTGACGGCAGCATTGCTGCACAGAGAAATCTTCTTTGTGGCTTTTTTGGGAATGACAAAGCAGATAAAAAGAAGCTTGATGAATCCCAGGACCCAAAACATGCGGCAATTTCCCTTGCCGGAGAACCAATGATCTATCCAAAGATTGATGATTTAATTGAAGAATTTCACAGAAGAAAGTTTACAACATTTTTAGTTACAAATGGAATGAATCCTCAGAAACTGGAAAATCTTGAAGAAGAGCCTACACAACTTTATGTGTCTCTTGATGCTCCTAATAAAAAAATATTTGAAAAATTATGCCTTCCTCAAATAGATAATGGATGGAATAACCTAAACAGAAGCCTTGATATGCTTTCAAGCTTTAAATGCAGGTCTGTAATAAGAATGACATGTGTTAAAGATTATAATATGCAAAAAGCAGATGAATACGCTGCTATAATTAAAAGAGCCAATCCAGATTATGTTGAAGTCAAAGCATATATGTATGTTGGTGACTCAAGAAGAAGATTAAAATGGGAAAATATGCCCTCAAATCAGGAAACTTATGACTTTGCAAACACCATAGCAGAAAAATGTAATTTAGAGATAAAAGATAAGGCATATGAAAGTAGAGTCGTGCTTTTAGGGTGA
- the tpiA gene encoding triose-phosphate isomerase, whose translation MNKIKETPIVILNFKTYLESTGENALNLAKSSQSVAEETGVNMMVAPQYGDIYRISQEVDIPVLAQHIDPIDAGGHTGSILPECVKEAGAVGTLINHSEQRMQLFNIDAAVKKAFSLGMSSVVCTNNIETSTAAATLNPDFVAIEPPELIGSGIPVSQAEPEIVEKTVEMIHNINPQVRVLCGAGISTGDDLKAAIDLGSEGVLLASGIILADDPKKALLDLVSKI comes from the coding sequence ATGAACAAAATCAAAGAAACTCCAATTGTAATTTTAAATTTTAAAACATATTTAGAATCTACTGGAGAAAATGCTCTAAACCTTGCCAAAAGCTCACAGAGTGTTGCAGAAGAAACAGGTGTTAATATGATGGTTGCGCCCCAGTATGGGGATATTTACAGAATTTCACAGGAAGTGGATATTCCCGTATTAGCACAACATATTGACCCCATAGATGCTGGAGGACATACAGGCAGTATACTGCCAGAATGTGTAAAAGAAGCAGGAGCTGTAGGTACGCTCATAAACCATTCTGAGCAAAGAATGCAGCTTTTTAATATTGATGCTGCAGTTAAAAAAGCTTTTTCCCTTGGAATGAGCAGTGTAGTTTGTACCAATAATATAGAAACAAGCACAGCCGCAGCAACATTAAATCCTGACTTTGTAGCAATAGAACCTCCTGAACTGATAGGATCTGGCATTCCAGTATCTCAAGCAGAACCCGAAATTGTTGAAAAAACTGTGGAAATGATTCACAATATCAATCCTCAAGTGAGGGTACTTTGTGGTGCCGGAATATCAACAGGAGATGATCTCAAGGCCGCGATAGATTTAGGAAGTGAAGGAGTACTTCTTGCATCAGGAATAATTCTTGCAGATGACCCTAAAAAAGCACTTCTTGACCTTGTAAGCAAGATATAG
- the pgk gene encoding phosphoglycerate kinase: MSLQFFTIDDFDMEDKTVLVRVDINSPVDPSSGSILDDTRMKLHSQTIAEISKKGAKTVILAHQSRPGKNDFTTMEEHSKALSNILNHPVNYIDDIFGSAARKKIKEMQKGDILLLENVRFYSEEILNREPSEQAKTHMVQKLSPVVDYFINDAFAAAHRSQPSLVGFALTLPSGAGRVMENELNSLYSAVDNVKRPCVYVLGGVKVDDSIMVMENVLRSGSADYILTTGLVANIFLWASDVNIRKYNKKFIEDRGYCDFVKKGKQMLKEFKGKIKMPVDVAVCIDDKREEYKINNIPDKPIFDIGTETIKEYARFIREAKTIFANGPAGVFEKEGFSVGTEDILNAIASSRGYSIIGGGHLAAAAGHMGLSSGIDHLSSGGGASINLLAGQKLPVVEVLREVTLR, from the coding sequence ATGTCCCTTCAATTTTTTACCATTGATGACTTTGATATGGAAGACAAAACAGTTCTTGTGAGGGTGGATATAAATTCCCCCGTAGATCCAAGCAGTGGATCTATTTTAGATGACACACGAATGAAATTGCATTCTCAAACCATAGCTGAAATATCAAAAAAGGGCGCAAAAACCGTTATACTTGCTCACCAAAGCCGTCCAGGAAAAAATGACTTTACAACAATGGAAGAACACTCCAAAGCATTATCTAATATTTTAAATCATCCTGTAAATTATATTGATGACATATTTGGAAGTGCTGCCAGAAAAAAAATAAAAGAAATGCAAAAGGGAGATATACTTTTACTTGAAAATGTGCGTTTTTATTCTGAAGAAATTCTTAATCGAGAACCTTCAGAACAGGCAAAAACCCATATGGTTCAAAAATTAAGCCCTGTTGTTGATTACTTTATTAATGATGCCTTTGCAGCAGCACATAGATCACAACCATCTCTGGTTGGTTTTGCACTAACTCTGCCTTCTGGTGCTGGTAGAGTAATGGAAAATGAGCTCAATTCATTGTATAGTGCCGTAGATAATGTAAAAAGACCCTGCGTATATGTCCTGGGTGGAGTAAAAGTAGATGATTCTATTATGGTCATGGAAAACGTTCTAAGAAGTGGCAGTGCGGATTATATACTCACAACAGGCCTTGTTGCTAATATATTTCTCTGGGCATCTGACGTTAACATAAGGAAATATAATAAGAAATTTATAGAAGACAGAGGATACTGTGATTTTGTTAAAAAAGGTAAACAAATGTTAAAGGAATTTAAGGGTAAAATTAAAATGCCAGTTGACGTGGCAGTTTGCATAGATGATAAAAGAGAAGAATATAAGATAAATAATATTCCGGACAAGCCTATATTCGATATAGGCACAGAAACTATTAAAGAATATGCCCGATTCATAAGAGAGGCGAAAACAATATTTGCAAATGGCCCTGCCGGAGTTTTTGAAAAAGAAGGGTTTAGTGTAGGTACAGAAGACATTTTAAATGCTATTGCATCATCTCGCGGATATTCTATAATTGGTGGCGGTCATTTAGCTGCTGCAGCCGGCCATATGGGATTATCTTCAGGTATAGATCATCTAAGCAGTGGTGGTGGAGCATCGATTAATTTGCTAGCTGGCCAGAAACTTCCAGTTGTTGAGGTGTTGAGGGAAGTTACTCTTAGATGA